From one Plectropomus leopardus isolate mb chromosome 8, YSFRI_Pleo_2.0, whole genome shotgun sequence genomic stretch:
- the zgc:158263 gene encoding LOW QUALITY PROTEIN: ceramide kinase family protein (The sequence of the model RefSeq protein was modified relative to this genomic sequence to represent the inferred CDS: inserted 1 base in 1 codon) — METDLRLESSLWXGNKRYKAVLTGWHFNWTEVDKKNRVKKTISVPVAEVVGVEDGRVEVLPQKSVEDTDKDFTVFYVKRSSSGNSHGLLWRLGRTQFSCPSRVVRDQWTKHLRTALKTHSPLRPSRLLVFINPFGGKKKGRKIYHSLVAPLFELAGISSHVIVTERANQARDHLLKKDLTGFDGVVCVGGDGMFSEILHGLIGRTQQEAGLCENDPTVTLQPCPLHIGIIPAGSTDCVCYATVGVIDPVTSALHIIIGDSQPLDVCSVHQACALVRYSVSLLGYGFYGDVLAESEKHRWMGPLRYDYSGTMVYLSNRSYAGIVQYLPADPLLSSPRDRTRCLSGCSVCSRSTERLFPHSADSGSLYSSHVSQSSSDSEGEWVSVEGRFRCVSLTCMSSSCPKSPLGLSPSAHLADGTGDLILVWDSHPLGFLKFLYRHTSTQDQFDLPFVEVHRVKAVRFSLPHDKEAYEEIGGLNGEVDEEDRGNAETVSRTGSQQHLAETSTGRKMANEQKTGTPFLCCLCCSKAPSVSVWNCDGEILASTEILSRIHGQLVRLYARGIEDGAAIHNCGEENGKCEGGCTRHK; from the exons ATGGAGACGGATCTGAGGCTGGAGTCAAGTTTAT TCGGGAATAAAAGATACAAGGCGGTCCTGACAGGCTGGCATTTCAACTGGACCGAGGTAGATAAGAAGAATCGAGTCAAGAAAACGA TTTCAGTACCTGTGGCAGAGGTGGTTGGAGTGGAGGATGGCCGAGTGGAGGTCCTGCCCCAGAAGTCAGTCGAGGACACAGACAAAGACTTCACAG TTTTCTACGTGAAGCGCAGCAGCAGTGGGAACTCTCATGGGCTATTATGGAGACTGGGCCGGACCCAGTTTAGCTGCCCCAGTCGGGTCGTCAGAGACCAGTGGACGAAACACCTGAGAActgctttaaaaacacaca GTCCGTTGCGTCCAAGCAGGTTGTTGGTGTTTATTAATCCTTTTggaggaaagaagaaaggaagaaagatcTACCATTCCTTGGTTGCCCCTCTGTTTGAGCTGGCTGGTATCAGCTCTCATGTGATAG TGACAGAGCGGGCAAACCAGGCCAGAGACCACCTCCTGAAGAAAGACCTGACAGGCTTTGATGG tgtggtgtgtgtgggtggggatGGCATGTTCAGCGAAATACTTCACGGTTTGATTGGGCGGACGCAACAAGAGGCAGGCCTTTGTGAGAATGATCCCACTGTCACTCTGCAGCCCTGTCCGCTTCACATTGGCATCATCCCTGCAG GTTCTACAGACTGCGTGTGTTACGCCACAGTGGGAGTCATCGACCCTGTTACTTCAGCTTTGCACATCATCATCG GAGACTCTCAGCCTTTGGATGTGTGTTCAGTCCATCAGGCTTGTGCTCTGGTGCGTTACTCAGTGTCTCTGTTGGGTTATGGCTTCTACGGTGATGTACTGGCTGAGAGTGAGAAACACCGCTGGATGGGACCTCTCCGATATGACTATTCAG GCACAATGGTGTACCTGAGCAACAGAAGCTATGCAGGCATAGTTCAGTATCTACCAGCAGACCCGCTTCTCTCCAGCCCGAGAGACAGGACACGCTGCCTCTCGGg gtgcaGTGTGTGCTCCAGAAGcacagaaagacttttcccccaCTCTGCAGATTCAGGCTCCCTGTACAGCTCCCACGTCAGCCAGTCCAGTAGTGACTCAGAAG GTGAGTGGGTGAGTGTGGAGGGCAGGTTCAGGTGTGTGTCTCTCACTTGTATGTCCAGCTCATGTCCCAAGAGTCCTTTGGGCCTCTCTCCTTCTGCTCACCTGGCGGATGGAACAGGGGACCTCATCCTGGTGTGGGACTCTCACCCGCTTGGATTCCTCAAGTTCCTCTACAGGCACACGAGCACACAGGACCAG TTTGACCTGCCGTTTGTGGAGGTCCACCGCGTGAAGGCCGTCCGTTTCTCTCTCCCCCACGACAAAGAGGCATATGAAGAGATCGGAGGATTGAATGGTGAGGTAGATGAAGAAGACAGAGGCAACGCTGAGACTGTAAGCAGGACTGGATCTCAGCAGCACCTGGCAGAGACGAGCACAGGACGAAAAATGGCAAATGAGCAGAAAACAGGGACCCCCTTTTTGTGCTGCCTGTGCTGCAGTAAAGCTCcatctgtgtcagtgtggaACTGTGACGGAGAGATTCTGGCCTCCACCGAGATCCTCAGCAG GATTCATGGTCAGCTGGTGCGTCTGTATGCCAGGGGCATCGAGGATGGAGCGGCCATACACAACTGCGGTGAGGAAAATGGGAAGTGTGAAGGAGGATGCACCCGACACAAATAG
- the naa10 gene encoding N-alpha-acetyltransferase 10 produces the protein MNIRNARPEDLMNMQHCNLLCLPENYQMKYYFYHGLSWPQLSYIAEDENGKIVGYVLAKMEEDPDDVPHGHITSLAVKRSHRRLGLAQKLMDQASRAMIENFNAKYVSLHVRKSNRAALHLYSNTLKFQISEVEPKYYADGEDAYAMKRDLAHMADELRKPGVRVSGQEAPSGQSPSGSGDQERENERDSGGESKELSEVSEATESTDVKDSSSDSQ, from the exons ATGAATATACGAAACGCAAGG cCGGAGGACCTTATGAATATGCAGCACTGTAACCTGCTGTGTCTTCCAGAAAACTACCAGATGAAATACTATTTCTATCACGGATTGTCCTGGCCTCAG ctCTCATACATTGCAGAGGACGAAAATGGCAAAATAGTGGGATATGTGCTGGCAAAAAT GGAGGAGGACCCTGATGATGTACCTCATGGACACATCACATCTCTT GCTGTGAAGCGCTCCCACAGACGTCTTGGCCTGGCTCAGAAGCTGATGGACCAGGCCAGCCGGGCCATGATAGAAAACTTCAATGCTAAATATGTCTCACTTCACGTTCGCAAAAG CAACCGAGCAGCCCTGCACCTGTACTCAAATACTCTCAAATTCCA GATTAGCGAGGTAGAGCCTAAATACTACGCAGATGGGGAAGATGCCTATGCCATGAAGAGAGACCTAGCCCACATGGCTGATGAG CTGAGAAAGCCTGGAGTGCGTGTTTCGGGCCAGGAGGCACCGTCTGGCCAAAGCCCGTCGGGGTCTGGGGACcaggagagagagaacgagagagacAGCGGAGGAGAGAGCAAAGAGTTGAGTGAAGTCAGCGAGGCAACGGAAAGCACAGACGTTAAAGATTCTTCGTCTGATTCACAGTGA